A window of Pedobacter lusitanus contains these coding sequences:
- a CDS encoding helix-turn-helix domain-containing protein encodes MAKHTFEEKLDIVSQVIKGTPILWISRERRIDDDMILEWVRKYNLHGESGLRKQANIKSTSGFKEEVVRLIIEKGVPLRQVVLERKVSRSALESWVRLVRGEGYAVLYKQKPRGRPPKGMGKSKKLGPETELEKLQAENARLRAENALLKKVKALVQEREARERMSGQKPSKN; translated from the coding sequence ATGGCAAAACACACATTTGAGGAGAAGCTCGATATAGTTTCTCAAGTGATAAAAGGGACACCGATTCTTTGGATATCCCGAGAACGGCGTATTGATGATGACATGATATTGGAATGGGTTCGGAAATATAACCTCCATGGAGAAAGTGGGCTACGCAAGCAAGCCAATATCAAGTCTACTTCTGGTTTCAAAGAAGAAGTTGTAAGGCTCATTATAGAAAAAGGTGTACCTTTAAGACAGGTTGTTCTGGAACGTAAAGTAAGTAGAAGTGCCTTAGAGAGCTGGGTAAGATTAGTACGAGGTGAAGGCTACGCAGTACTATACAAACAAAAGCCCCGTGGACGACCACCTAAAGGCATGGGAAAATCAAAGAAACTTGGACCTGAAACAGAACTAGAGAAGCTCCAGGCGGAGAATGCCCGCTTGCGAGCAGAGAACGCGCTATTAAAAAAAGTCAAGGCCTTAGTACAGGAAAGAGAAGCCCGCGAACGTATGAGTGGGCAAAAGCCATCGAAGAACTAA
- a CDS encoding IS3 family transposase, whose amino-acid sequence MKKSQGLSTGKRSPRTYEWAKAIEELRPEHDIAILLDCKQMARSVFYYHHKRLNADDKYKHEKEEIASIYHLHKGRYGYRRVTAEMKNRGYNINHKTVQKLMGTLGLKCTIRKASYRSYKGEVGKIAPNELERDFEASLPNQKWATDVTQMNIKGEKIYLSPIIDMFNGEIISYSISKSPNMQMIEEMLYEAFDKVKDTKGLIFHSDQGWQYQHYGYRKALEKNGIIQSMSRKGNCLDNALAESFFGIMKTELLYRESFETTEEFITSLKEYIHYYNNKRIKNRLNGKSPVEYRALVQKT is encoded by the coding sequence ATTAAAAAAAGTCAAGGCCTTAGTACAGGAAAGAGAAGCCCGCGAACGTATGAGTGGGCAAAAGCCATCGAAGAACTAAGGCCGGAACATGATATTGCAATTCTATTGGATTGTAAACAGATGGCTCGTTCGGTATTTTATTATCATCATAAGCGGCTGAATGCTGATGATAAGTACAAGCATGAAAAAGAAGAGATCGCAAGTATATACCACCTGCATAAAGGCAGATATGGTTATCGGCGAGTCACCGCCGAAATGAAGAACCGGGGTTATAACATAAATCATAAGACTGTGCAAAAATTGATGGGAACATTAGGCTTAAAATGCACTATCAGGAAAGCAAGTTATCGATCATACAAAGGCGAGGTTGGCAAAATTGCCCCTAATGAACTTGAAAGGGATTTTGAAGCAAGTTTGCCTAATCAGAAATGGGCTACGGATGTCACCCAGATGAACATTAAAGGGGAGAAGATTTACCTGTCTCCTATAATTGACATGTTCAATGGGGAAATCATTTCCTATAGTATTTCAAAAAGTCCAAATATGCAGATGATAGAAGAAATGTTATACGAGGCTTTTGATAAAGTGAAAGATACAAAGGGACTTATTTTTCATTCTGACCAAGGCTGGCAATATCAACATTACGGATATAGAAAGGCTCTGGAAAAAAATGGAATTATTCAAAGCATGTCCAGAAAAGGAAATTGCTTAGATAACGCCTTGGCCGAAAGCTTTTTTGGTATTATGAAGACAGAATTGCTGTACAGAGAGAGCTTTGAAACTACAGAAGAATTTATCACTTCTTTAAAAGAATACATTCATTACTACAACAATAAAAGAATAAAAAACAGGTTAAATGGAAAGAGCCCGGTGGAATACCGAGCTCTCGTACAAAAAACTTAA
- a CDS encoding M13 family metallopeptidase, translated as MKAKLSLSLAGLALLAACQNKDKGHTAGKEVRTEFFDKSGMDTTVTPGDNFFLYANGKWMKNTQIPKTETGWGSFYTLYNDNIKELNQILTDAAKGDHSKGSLEQKVGDFYTSGMDTVTIEKLGYTPIKPLIAKIDAIKDYKELISFIADGYKDGNGDLLDFHVGADDKISSKNAVNFGQSGITLPERSYYFNTDAETKKIRTGFLNYITQLFVLTGAKKEDAAKSADNILKLETSIAKSHSTPVELRDPQKNYNKYYLADFQKMTPDIDWKSVMSKLELKTDTIIVGQPKYYQTLNNLLKTEPIAIWKEKLKFDAINNATSALSKDFRTARFDFFGKTMQGLKEPKERWKTIVSSTDDHIGELLGQLYVKEHFTPEAKKRMLELVENLQKVYKSRIEKLDWMTPATKQKALEKLNAFIKKIGYPDKWKKYDDVVISKDTYFANLESAEKHTYKEMVEKLGKPVDKTEWGMTPPTVNAYYNPSINEIVFPAGILQFPFFDFGADDAINYGAIGAVIGHEMTHGFDDQGKQYDKDGNLKDWWTAADATQFKNKAKKVVDLYNGFTLLDNQHVNGELTLGENLADIGGLAIAYQAFKLTPDGKSDKKIDGFTPDQRFFLSFAQVWRIKSRDESMRVRLKTDPHSPEMFRVNGAVYSMEAFYKAFNVPATAKMYVAPANRVGVW; from the coding sequence ATGAAAGCGAAATTAAGTCTATCACTAGCAGGACTGGCACTCCTTGCTGCTTGTCAGAACAAGGACAAAGGTCATACTGCCGGCAAAGAGGTCAGAACAGAATTCTTTGATAAATCCGGAATGGACACTACGGTTACTCCAGGAGATAATTTCTTCCTATACGCCAATGGGAAGTGGATGAAAAACACACAGATTCCAAAAACAGAAACAGGCTGGGGCTCTTTTTACACCTTGTATAACGACAATATAAAAGAGCTGAATCAAATCCTTACCGACGCGGCTAAAGGAGATCACAGTAAAGGAAGCCTAGAACAAAAGGTCGGCGACTTCTATACCAGCGGAATGGATACTGTTACAATTGAAAAATTAGGTTATACCCCAATAAAGCCGCTTATAGCAAAAATCGACGCAATCAAAGACTATAAAGAACTGATTAGTTTTATAGCAGATGGTTACAAAGACGGAAACGGGGATCTACTTGATTTTCATGTAGGTGCTGATGATAAAATCAGCAGTAAAAATGCAGTTAATTTTGGCCAGTCGGGTATTACTTTACCCGAACGCAGTTATTACTTTAATACAGACGCCGAAACAAAAAAAATCAGAACAGGATTCCTGAACTACATTACACAGCTTTTTGTTTTAACCGGTGCTAAAAAAGAAGATGCAGCAAAGTCAGCAGATAATATCCTTAAACTGGAAACAAGTATTGCCAAATCGCACTCTACTCCTGTCGAACTGCGTGATCCACAGAAAAACTACAATAAATACTATCTGGCGGACTTTCAGAAAATGACTCCTGATATTGACTGGAAATCTGTAATGAGCAAATTAGAGCTTAAAACAGACACAATCATCGTTGGACAGCCTAAGTACTACCAAACTTTGAATAACCTGCTTAAAACAGAGCCAATTGCCATCTGGAAAGAAAAACTAAAGTTCGATGCAATAAATAATGCAACAAGTGCACTAAGCAAAGATTTCCGGACTGCCAGATTTGATTTCTTCGGTAAGACCATGCAAGGATTAAAAGAACCTAAAGAGAGATGGAAAACTATAGTAAGCAGCACTGATGATCATATCGGGGAGCTGCTTGGGCAATTATATGTAAAAGAACATTTCACTCCTGAAGCTAAGAAAAGAATGCTTGAACTGGTTGAAAATCTTCAAAAGGTATATAAATCAAGAATAGAAAAACTGGACTGGATGACCCCGGCTACCAAACAAAAAGCTTTAGAGAAATTAAATGCTTTTATTAAAAAGATCGGATATCCTGATAAATGGAAAAAATACGATGATGTAGTCATTTCCAAAGACACGTATTTTGCCAATCTTGAGTCTGCAGAAAAACATACCTATAAAGAAATGGTAGAAAAGCTGGGAAAACCTGTAGATAAAACTGAATGGGGAATGACTCCGCCAACTGTAAATGCTTATTACAATCCGTCTATTAATGAGATTGTTTTCCCGGCTGGAATCCTTCAGTTCCCTTTCTTCGATTTTGGGGCTGATGATGCTATCAACTATGGTGCTATCGGTGCTGTTATTGGTCATGAAATGACCCATGGTTTTGATGATCAGGGTAAGCAATACGACAAAGACGGCAACCTTAAAGACTGGTGGACAGCTGCAGATGCTACTCAATTCAAGAATAAAGCAAAAAAAGTAGTAGACTTATACAATGGCTTTACATTACTGGACAATCAGCATGTAAATGGTGAACTGACCTTAGGCGAAAACCTGGCAGATATTGGTGGTCTGGCTATTGCTTATCAGGCATTCAAATTAACTCCCGATGGAAAAAGTGACAAAAAAATCGACGGTTTTACTCCTGATCAACGTTTCTTTTTAAGCTTTGCACAAGTTTGGCGTATTAAAAGCAGAGATGAATCTATGCGTGTACGTTTAAAAACTGATCCACACTCTCCTGAGATGTTCAGAGTTAACGGTGCTGTGTATAGTATGGAAGCTTTTTACAAAGCATTTAATGTACCAGCGACCGCAAAAATGTATGTTGCTCCTGCTAATCGCGTAGGTGTTTGGTAG